One window of the Candidatus Chryseobacterium colombiense genome contains the following:
- a CDS encoding DUF3347 domain-containing protein, with product MKKYIITAALSLFSIISLSAQSKKDAQVSKLYQNYIAIKSALASDDADKTSKAATEFIKTASAIDYKLVSEGNLNILRKDATAISEARNINTQRETFFNLSDNMIALTKEFKLSENPIYVQYCPMADGSWLSDEKKIINPYYGSSMLSCGSVKSEIK from the coding sequence ATGAAAAAATATATCATTACAGCAGCATTATCTTTATTTTCAATCATTTCCCTTTCGGCTCAATCTAAAAAAGATGCTCAGGTTTCTAAGCTTTACCAAAATTATATTGCCATTAAATCGGCTTTAGCTTCAGACGATGCAGACAAAACATCGAAAGCTGCAACAGAATTCATTAAAACGGCTTCTGCAATTGACTATAAGCTGGTTTCTGAAGGAAATTTAAATATCCTAAGAAAAGACGCCACCGCAATTTCTGAAGCAAGAAATATAAACACTCAAAGAGAAACTTTTTTCAACCTTTCAGACAACATGATTGCTCTGACTAAAGAGTTTAAATTATCGGAAAATCCTATTTACGTTCAATATTGCCCTATGGCTGATGGAAGCTGGCTGAGCGATGAAAAGAAAATCATAAATCCTTATTATGGAAGCTCTATGCTTTCATGTGGAAGTGTGAAGTCAGAGATTAAATAA
- a CDS encoding multicopper oxidase domain-containing protein: protein MKKIIMFLVLLFPVFSFSQTTKIYFTCPMDPEIVSSQPGDCPKCGMTLRKKTIVMKPKVVTQPEVKTVPKTEIKSTEVKNKVKAKLEKKNEVNKFSKTDKITIPKSALNNKNKKEVESKSQTKSLLQPQKYTCPMHPEVISDKQGKCPKCGMDLVEIENHAQLELEPETKSSVLKRNSENGRISFGGKTVRYDLYVKDTIVNFTGKNRRAIAVNGKLKAPTLYFTEGDTAEIYLHNMLKENTGFHWHGVILPNEHDGVPYLTTKPVQPGETHLYKFKISQNGTYWYHSHESLQEQIGMNGILVFQKREGEPKTEYTKEIPVLLGDWSDDDPMQIARRLHMANTDWYAIKKNAVQSYWEAIKSGNFGTKALNEWKRMEAMDVSDVYYDKFLINGQPSSEYSQLKAGDKVRLRVANGGSSTYFWLNFGGGKIKVVGNDGNDVVPVEVDRLIVGVSETYDIEVTLPENKSFEFRATSEDRIGYASLWLGSGDKVEAPNLPRLKLFEGMKMMNGMMEMSGNMKPMNMTMSNQMMDMNEVMYPELPESQRKITMKHMNEMMGIKTKEKENEDHSEHSAMNMQQEKSIKRLSYNILKSPEKTILPTENVRELKFTLEGNMNHYLWTLDNKTVTETDKILVKKGEILRITMYNNSMMRHPMHLHGHDFRLINSKGEYSPLKNVVDIMPMETNTIEFAANQDGDWFFHCHILYHMMAGMGRIFSYENSKPNPQLPNRKLAWKNFLKDNRMISSMAMLDLQSNKLHAETMTMFGPRWANLNEFHSNWDFDHFEGNVKVGRFLGKFQWALPYAGFRIQKNHEIMERQMTEEMEMDFHGKKSWFGQQTASKNKANFIVGMQYLLPMLVTADASVDQNGKVLLELSREDIPLSRRLRGNFSLNSDGEFNTGLRYILQKWVSVSGNYDNEMGWGAGITLTY from the coding sequence ATGAAAAAAATAATAATGTTTCTGGTGCTTTTATTCCCTGTCTTTAGTTTTTCACAGACGACAAAAATCTATTTTACGTGTCCGATGGATCCTGAAATTGTTTCTTCTCAACCAGGGGATTGTCCCAAATGCGGAATGACTTTAAGGAAGAAAACAATTGTTATGAAGCCGAAAGTTGTTACCCAACCGGAAGTGAAAACTGTGCCTAAAACAGAGATAAAATCAACAGAAGTTAAGAATAAGGTTAAGGCTAAGCTTGAGAAAAAAAATGAGGTAAATAAATTTAGCAAAACCGATAAAATTACTATTCCTAAATCTGCTTTAAATAATAAAAACAAAAAAGAAGTAGAATCAAAGTCTCAAACTAAATCTCTACTTCAACCTCAAAAATATACCTGTCCGATGCATCCGGAAGTAATTTCTGATAAACAAGGAAAGTGCCCGAAATGTGGAATGGATTTGGTTGAAATTGAAAATCATGCTCAACTTGAACTTGAACCTGAGACTAAAAGCTCTGTTTTAAAAAGAAATTCAGAAAATGGCAGGATAAGTTTTGGAGGAAAAACAGTCCGTTATGATCTTTATGTAAAAGATACGATCGTGAATTTTACCGGTAAAAATAGGAGAGCAATTGCTGTGAACGGAAAATTGAAGGCTCCGACATTATATTTTACAGAAGGAGATACTGCAGAAATTTATCTTCACAATATGCTGAAAGAAAACACCGGATTTCATTGGCACGGTGTGATTTTGCCCAATGAGCACGATGGTGTTCCTTATCTGACCACAAAACCAGTACAACCTGGAGAAACCCATCTGTATAAATTTAAAATCTCTCAAAACGGAACGTATTGGTATCATTCCCATGAAAGTTTACAGGAGCAGATTGGAATGAACGGAATTCTGGTTTTTCAAAAAAGAGAAGGTGAACCAAAAACAGAATATACAAAGGAAATTCCTGTTTTATTAGGAGATTGGAGCGATGATGATCCCATGCAGATTGCAAGAAGGCTTCATATGGCGAATACGGATTGGTATGCCATTAAGAAAAATGCAGTACAAAGTTATTGGGAAGCCATAAAATCCGGAAACTTCGGAACCAAAGCGCTGAATGAATGGAAGAGGATGGAAGCAATGGATGTAAGTGATGTGTATTACGATAAATTTCTCATCAACGGACAGCCCAGTTCAGAATATTCCCAATTAAAAGCAGGAGATAAAGTCAGATTGAGAGTAGCCAACGGAGGTTCTTCCACCTATTTTTGGCTGAATTTCGGAGGCGGAAAAATAAAAGTGGTAGGAAATGACGGAAATGATGTAGTTCCTGTGGAAGTCGACCGTTTAATAGTCGGTGTTTCCGAAACGTATGATATTGAAGTGACCCTTCCTGAGAATAAAAGCTTTGAATTCCGTGCGACTTCGGAAGACAGAATTGGTTATGCTTCGCTTTGGTTAGGTTCGGGAGATAAGGTTGAAGCTCCCAATTTACCGAGACTAAAACTTTTTGAAGGAATGAAAATGATGAACGGAATGATGGAAATGAGCGGAAATATGAAGCCAATGAATATGACGATGAGCAATCAGATGATGGACATGAATGAAGTCATGTACCCAGAACTTCCTGAAAGCCAGCGCAAAATAACGATGAAGCATATGAATGAAATGATGGGAATCAAAACCAAAGAAAAAGAAAATGAAGACCATTCTGAACATTCTGCTATGAATATGCAGCAAGAAAAATCAATTAAAAGGTTATCTTATAATATTTTAAAATCTCCTGAAAAAACAATTCTTCCTACAGAAAATGTTCGTGAGTTGAAATTTACGCTGGAAGGAAATATGAATCATTATCTGTGGACTTTAGATAATAAAACGGTTACAGAAACAGATAAGATATTAGTGAAAAAAGGAGAAATTCTGAGAATTACCATGTATAATAATTCCATGATGCGTCATCCAATGCACCTTCATGGTCATGATTTCAGACTGATTAATTCAAAAGGAGAATATTCACCGCTTAAAAATGTAGTGGATATTATGCCAATGGAAACCAATACGATAGAATTTGCAGCTAATCAGGATGGTGATTGGTTCTTTCACTGTCATATTTTATACCATATGATGGCAGGAATGGGAAGAATTTTCAGTTATGAAAACTCAAAGCCGAATCCACAGCTTCCGAATAGAAAATTAGCATGGAAAAACTTTTTAAAAGATAACAGAATGATAAGCTCAATGGCTATGCTGGATCTTCAGAGTAATAAACTCCATGCTGAAACCATGACGATGTTCGGACCGAGATGGGCTAATCTTAATGAATTTCATTCCAATTGGGATTTCGATCATTTTGAGGGAAATGTAAAAGTCGGAAGATTCTTAGGGAAATTTCAATGGGCGTTACCTTATGCAGGTTTCAGGATTCAGAAAAACCATGAGATAATGGAAAGACAAATGACAGAAGAAATGGAAATGGACTTCCATGGAAAGAAAAGTTGGTTTGGCCAGCAAACAGCTTCTAAAAATAAAGCTAATTTTATTGTGGGTATGCAATATCTTTTGCCGATGTTGGTGACAGCCGATGCAAGTGTTGATCAAAACGGAAAAGTTTTGCTGGAATTGAGTAGGGAAGATATTCCGCTTTCCAGAAGGTTAAGAGGAAATTTCAGCTTAAATTCTGACGGTGAATTTAACACAGGATTACGGTATATCTTACAGAAATGGGTGTCAGTTTCCGGGAATTATGACAACGAAATGGGATGGGGAGCCGGAATTACTTTGACTTATTAA